AGGATAGTTGGAGTCCAGACATCTGATAAGCAAGCATGTCTGAAGCTACATTTCGGGGCTGGTGAAGATGGGTGGGTGTGACATCTTTTGGTCTTAACCATGGATCGTGGTCTTGTAGCTCGTTTAACTAAGACAAGACACTGGCAACTAGAAAGCTCTTACTCAGCAGGGTAGACATGGagttgcctgtaatcccagcacgcaagagacagagatgggaacCTTGGGAGGAAAGCTGTGGCTAGTAGACCAGCAGGAACTCTGATTTAGTGAGAGAACCTGCCCAACAAATAAAGAGGGGATGCTGAAGAAGGCACCTGATACCAAGTGCAGGCCTCTACATggtcatgcacacacaggcaggcacacacatgcacacacacacagagggcatgcacacacagatgtgcacacacaggcatgcatgcacacacatgtgcacaaaggcacgcatgcacacacatgtccgcacacaggcaggcacacacatgtgaatacaaggcgtgcatgcacacacatgtgcacacacaagcgtgcatgcacacatatgtatgcacacacatatgaaacaaaaaaaaagcaagctctTCTTTCTGAAGAGTAGTATATACAGTCTGTTTtattctccccttctttctccattttcaccGTGGTGAAATTTTTCTGCCTGCAAATGGACATCAATGGGGTAATTAATGGCCCAGAGAAGCCATACTAACAGGCACAAAGAGAGCTCATGTTCCAAGAATCAATTTCCAGATCTTTAAGCCAAGATTTGGGCACAGTAAACACCCATCATAAAAGAGATTGCAGGATTCTGACAGTGTTTAATGAAGGCTTTAAAAAGTATCCTGTTTCATAGCTGTGAAATATCCCAAACTCACctccagagaaaggaaagatcaaAGAAAAGGGCAATTCAAAAAAGgatcttgtttttctctctcatgcatgagagagagagagagagagagagagagagagagagagagagagagagagagagagagagagagagaacttaaaaTGGAGGCTGTAGTTACTCCAGCCCCACCCTTCAGAGAACTGGGGTAACTATGGTAACTGTTTGGGAACGGTCTTTGGGTTTGGAAGGTTTAAATTCTAGAACTGTTGGTTGGATTTGCAGTAAGTCTCAGGAGGGAGACCTGTGAACTTCAAGAGCCCAACGGTTCTGTCTCTGGGGAGTTAGCaaccttttcagaaaaaaaaaatcctagctaATTGctagggagagaggggagagagcccTGTATTACCTTGTATCCCTGGAAATTTGCCTTTCTATTTTCCcccttattttcctttaaaaaaaaaaaaacaaaaaaaattgtttacaCCTGCGCGTGCATGCacgggtatgtgtgtgtgtatgtgtgtatgtgtgtgtatgtgtgtctgtgtgtctgtgtgtttgtgtgtgtgtgtctgtgtctgtgtgtgtttctgtgtgtgtgtgtgtttgtgtgtgtgtgtctgtgtctgtgtgcctgtgtgtgtgtctgtgtgtgtgtctgtgtgtgtgtttgtgtgtgtgtgtctgtgtgtgtttgtgtgtgtctgtgtgtgtgtctgtgtgtgtctgtgtgtgtatctgtgtgtgtctgtgtgtgtgtttgtgtgtctgtgtctgtgtgtgtgtgtctgtgtgtgtgtatgtgtgtttgtgtgtgtgtgtgtttgtgtgtgtgtgtgtgtgtgtgtatgtgcttgacAGTGTAAATGTGGAGGTTGGAGGGCAACTTagaagagtcagttctctccttccactgtggggtCTTGGGGATGAATTCAGCTCCTAAGGTCTGTCACTTTACCAAggatgccagccagccagaccttgcctctttttttgtttgtttgttttgttttgtgttttttttttccctctgtgtaacagctctggctgtcctggaactcactcaccctgtagaccaggctgatcttgaactcacagagattcgcctgcctctgcctctagaatgctgggattaaaggtgtgttccaccattgCCTGGGTGCCCTTCATATAGTATTCAAGGCAAAAGATACTTTGGGGATCTATGGATAAAACTGAGTGTGactgtcatttcttctttgtgCATACATAACTTTTCAGGGTAATAAAATGGGACAATTTTCTCAAAATGAGCGACCTTGTTAACAAGTCAAGGAAGAACCTGTCTGAGATTCAACTTTCCCACCTTCTTCTAAAGCAAGCAATGGTTGTCtcagcttggggtgggggtgtggaagagggaggaagtgTGTGGCTAACACATGTGCTTACCTTTCTTGCAGTTTCCGGAGTTTCTCAGGGTCTGTCTTTATATCTGTGGCCCCCTTTTCATCCACGACAGCAGAGACTCTAAAGGTGGCCTCATGATCATTTTGATTCGGAAAATCAGACACTGCAAAGAAAGTAAACGGTATGTTTTCTTGCAGGGAACCAGGCACGTAGAAGTGGCCTTGTAAATGTCTTCTTGCAGAAGAACTGGGAGAATTCCCCAAGGTCACGCCGCTTTGAGAGTTTGGTAGATCTCCTGCCAATAGTGGAGGCTCCTGAGCTTGGCTGATTGAAGCCGTCTCCTCTGCTTCCCCGATGTCATCACTATGGTTTTCAGCAGTGGCCAGTGGATTCCTATTTCTGATAGGTGAGAGTGGCCGGCGTACGTTGAACCTTAGGTTTTCCTCCATATCTGAACTGGGGTCTAGAAGAGACGACATGGACAAGCTTGCTGGGATATCATCTATGAGAGCAGAATGCAGCAGTGACCCATGAGTGTTGTAAGACGTACTCAAGGACGATCTGGGAGCTGTGGGTCTCCCAGAGAGTAAGCAGTCGAACGAATTCCTAGAACCACTTAAGTAATTTTGCCAGTCTCTCCCATAATGGTGAACCATAGGCCTATCTTCCATAGGACAGTCACTGGCTCCATCTTCGGCGCTGTCTCGGATGATGTCAATAGATTTGGCGTCCCCTGAAGGAGTAGTCATGGCGTCTTCTTGGTCTCCATTGGGGTTCTCTTCCTCCAACTCCCCACGTAGCCTGCTAGCTTGAAGCATCCTTTGCTCAGCAGAAGGCGGCTTTGCTGCTGGCTCCATGGTTCTGCTTTTTCCTGGAGATCCAGGACTGGCCTCGCCCCATCTCGCAAAATTTCCTCTGAAATTTTCAACGTTTTCCTCAACATTTCTATTTTGAGTAGCTGATGTCCCAAGAAATCGGCTTCTCTTATGGCTGGGCGGAGACTGCATCCTAACAAGCAGAAGCTCCTCCTCCATGTGGGTTTCTTCTTCTGTGTCATAGTCTTCTTGTTCATTGTTTAGTGATAAAGCTGAGTAAAAATCTTCATCGTGGAACCTGAACGGCACTCTTCTTGGTCCCACCACGGTAGTGGGTAGGAGTGGAGGTCCCAGGGGCTCATTCGGCACTTGGGAACCGTTCATCGGCTGGAAGGTCTGCGAGAGGGCAGCGTGGGGCTCGTTCTGAGGTCGCACACTTGgatctccttttctctgtctctcgaGGGACTTCCCAGCTGTTCTCACGAGCTCTGAGGACGAGGCTAAGTTTCTGCTCTCTCTAGCTGGTCTCTTTAGCTTGGTCTCATTTGCACACATCAGGTTGTCTTGGTGGATGACTGGATCTGTGTTGAGAAGAGACAAATTCTGTTAAAGGTATGTAGAAATATGTAGACTATGCCAAGCATGATCGTCTACCAAAGGCAACCACAACAGGAAAGGCCCTGGAAAAATCTATGCAGAGCCAGGGCAGGAGGTACAGAAGCCTGGGAGGAAAACCTTGTGGTAGGTTTCTCTTTACTGCCTCTGGGTTTTCCTTTCTGAGGCTCACACCTGCAGTACTTATACCTGTGAGTTCACGTGTGTGTGGGTTCGCACCTGCAGCACTCACGCCTGTGAGTTCACGTGTGTGTGGATTCACACCTGTGAGTTCACATGTTTGTGGATTCACACCTGTGGCGCTCACGCCTGTGAGTTCACGNNNNNNNNNNNNNNNNNNNNNNNNNNNNNNNNNNNNNNNNNNNNNNNNNNNNNNNNNNNNNNNNNNNNNNNNNNNNNNNNNNNNNNNNNNNNNNNNNNNNGTGAGTTCACGTGTGTGTGGATTCACACCTGTGAGTTCACATGTTTGTGGATTCACACCTGTGGCGCTCACGCCTGTGAGTTCACGTGTGTGTGGGTTCACACCTGTGAGTTCACGTGTGTGTGGGTTCGCACCTGCAGCACTCACACCTGTGAGTTCACGTGTGTGTGGGTTCACgcctgtgagttcacatgtgtgtgggttcGCACCTGCAGCGCTCACACCTGTGAGTTCACGTGTGTGGGGGTTCACACCTGTGAGTTCACGTGTGTGTGGTTTCGCACCTGCAGCACTCACACCTGtgagttcacgtgtgtgtgtttacatctgTGGCATGCGGAATGTGGTTCAGGAGAAGGGGTAACCATGAAGCCACAGATTGTGCAGGAGCATCAGGAAGACTGGTCCAGCTCCAGCCAGCTCGGCCCAGGGGAGCTGACCTTCTCTGTATTTAGCAAAAAGGAAAACCAGCAGTGTGGGAGTGACTTACATAAATCCCACTGGTCCTTCCTCATCCAAATCAACCCCACAAATAATATTTATGACACCCCCATCTCACAGCTTTTCAAACACTctgggagacagggaagaaggCTCTCAAAGCTAGTGCCTAGGTAGGTGATAATTGTGATCAAGTTCACCATTTAGtgtaataaaagttataaatctCCCAACAATTAGTGTCTCTTCTTTGCCATTGGCCTCTAGAACATCTGACTGCCACAGAATCCCTGCCTTTGGAGTCCAGGGTgcgaggagatggagagagaagggattgGTGAAGGAAGGGTCCAGCGAGTCTGTTTTTATGGGTGAGATACTGACTCACACTTAGCTCTGGCTGTGGAACACTTGACTCATGAGCATGAGACCCGAGCTGGATCACAAGAACTCAAGTAGAATTGCCAGGGGCGGTGgcactcacctgtaatcccagtaccggGGGTGGGATGGATttagggggagagagacaggaggatccctggggctcactggttaACCCCACTAgcctaactggtgagctccaggcctttgagagaccctgtgtctcaAGGGAGTTGGGTCATGTTCCCAACAATGGCACCCgatgttgtcctctggcctacacacacacacacacacacacacacacacacagacacacacacaccacacagacacatacacaccacacacacacaccacacaaacacacacacacacaccacacagacacacacacacacacacacaccacacagacacacacacaccacacagacccTCCTCCACATACCCCTgcatacaggcaaacacacacccATTAGTCGCTTTGTTTAATACTTGTTATTATTTAATAAGCGCTTCTCACCAAGTGTGCTGACTGATCAAACCATGCAGCCAATCTGCTCAGGAGATAGATACTGCAAGCACACCATGTTCCAACAGAGGGTACCGAGGTTAGGGGGCGGTCACATGACTTGCCCAAGTGACGTGATATAGGTAGTGAGCATTTGAACCAAGGCCTGCTAAGCCTGCATTCTTTACCACTATACTGGGCAATGCCCCAAAAACCTTCCCCAGGCTTTGcaatttccacacacacacacacacacacacacacacacacacacacacaccgaggaTCAATGGGATCTATTGGGATGCACGCATGTGGTTAAGGGTTTTCCACCCCATGTGGGTAAGAAATTGAAAGTGCTTTTGAGATTCCACTTCTTCTTACGCCCTGCTGGCACAGCTAACCCCCTCTGTGTCCCTCTCTGCTCCTCGGCAGATCTGATGAAGCTCTACTGTCCTTATCGCTCAGTTCGCCTGTTGAGTGGCCAGGATGCCACGGGGCCCCAAAGGTTCTTGATAACAGCTCTGCTGGGGGAAATGCAAATCCGTTGAGCAGCAGGCTTGGCTGAGGCCAAGTCAATACTGTTTTAATTGAGGTGCCTCGCAGGGAGCCAGCTCGCCTCTCTAATGTCCTGATACTCTGTAAGCTTCTCTTATTGTTAGCTGCGTGGGACACTCAGCGACACAGTGCGAATCTTTACTCATCAGCCCTTCCAGAAATCAGTTAAACTGTCCTACTGGGCCCCTCGTGGGGTTTATAAACCCCAGAAAGAGATGTGTCAACAATTCAAGGACGCTCTAAGCATTTGGCTGTGTCTGAACACAAGTAGAGCTCAGATACCCAATCTGCTAGGCACTAGGCTGATCCATGTTTGGGGAACTAATGCCGTCTACGGTACAGCCAACTGAATTCTGGTGCAAGCAtacgtgcttgtgtgtgtgtgtgtgtgtgtgtgtgtgtgtgtgtgtgtgtgtgtgtgtgtaggccagaggacagctttaggTGCTGTccatgtttttgtgggtttttttttttttgaggtagagtctctcaCTTGCCCTGGAGTTCACCAGGTAGGTTAggtggtcagtgagctccagtggATCAGCCCCGGGGTTAAcagtatatgccaccacaccttccCCGCCCCCCATGtgttcttgggattgaactcaggtcacatAGTTGCAAACGCTTTCCAACTGACACCCCCACGTCCTGTGGGATCCAATTGatcattttacattttgaatttgaGAAGGACCTCCAAAATTAGCAAACAGTGCGGAGCCCGAGCCTCCTCTCTCTGAACATGCCCATGGAGCGAAGAGCCGACTGAGCCCAGTCTTGTGATGGGGGAGACTCACAGCAACCCTGAGATCATTTCACGGACGCTGCTGAGCTGTCATGGTGTGACATGGGTGCCTGGGGCAGAAGTCTCAACTATGCGCTGTGTTGAAGGTCCTGAGGCTGCCTCAGACACTCCTCGTCACAATCTCCTTCATCTTTGAAATTCAAGATGCTGCACATaagtgtgcgcatgtgtgtgtgtgttgtgtgtgtgtgcgtgtgtgtgtgtgtgtgcgtgtgtgtgtgtgtgcctgtgtgttttccCTAAAGGTGTCAGACTGTGCCATTCTATATTTATGCTATTTAaacccttttgtgtgtgtgtgagtgagtgagtgtgtgtgtgtgttcgtgtgtctgcatgtgtatatatcaAAGAGGGAGCAGACTTCAGTAGCTGTGGGCCGAGAATACTCAGTTGGTATGCCAGGGATGTGCTATTCATAgccctggcctcagcctcctagcTGCTGGATGCTTCTCAGAGGTCCTGCCTTGGCTCTAGCTGTGAACTGAGTCCCTGCTGCCTCCAGGAGGTCCAGGTTCATTGAAGTGAGACTGGAGGGAGTGTTGGGCCTAGAACTCTGCCTTTGGTCTTAAACTTCCCCGTGGGCGGCATCAGTGCTGCCCTGAATTCTAACGATATgccttttactttttcctttcccctttgggTTATAAATGTGGCCCTTGCCTATTGGAGAAAACTCAGGAACCATAGAAAATGAAGTGATCCAAGGCTCCCATAACCAGAAGCCCAGCTGGACATCACTCAGGTGCTGGACTTTGGGGATGGGTTGCAGATTCAAAAGCCCCAGGTTACCTCCCCCCTGCAGTCGCGCTGCTGCTCAGGGTTTGGACATGGAGTAAAGTACTTGAGATGGAAACACGTGTGTTGTGGTTTACCGCAGGCCTCAAAGctcattttgtatttctcttctcATCCCCACCAGCTTCCTTAAGACGTGAACTTGTAACCCTCATCTGGGGGCATTGTAGAAAAAGCAAAGGTGGCTCACTGTTGTGCATCAAGTGTGTGTCCTGCTCTTTCCTTAAATATCTTGTTGTTGCTAGTTTTCAAGAATACTATCATAATTACAGGGAAAGGGCACACTACATGAATATGTCATAATGCCTTcaacttttcttctcctgctgtGTGTATACGTATatgctggatgtgtgtgtgtgtgtatgttacatgTGGACATGTATgtattgtggtagtttgaatgtatttggcccccaTACTCTTAGGAGATGTGGTTTTGTTGGCGtgggtgtgatcttgttggaggatgtgtgttactgtggggtggactttgaggcttCATGtactcaggataccacccagtgtgttagatgacttcctgttgcctacaagatgtagccctctcagctccagcaccacctctgcctgcatgctgtcatgctccctgccatgacgataattacctgaacctctgaaactttaagcgagccccctcaattaaatgcacctttataagaattgccatggtcatggtatctcttcacagcaataataaaccctaagacacacacatatatggacatatatggatatatgtaaaCCTGTGGCAATATATGCACATCTCTATCtatatctttgtgtgtatgtgtgtgcacacatgtgcatgagtgtgcatgtgtgtggaaccGAGAGGTCAATGTCCTGTATCTTCCTCAGTTGGCTCTTAGccttatttataaaaacaggGTCTCTGGTGgttaaatgagaatggcctccgTAGGCTCACATATCTGAacgtttggttcccagttggcagactgtttaggaaggactaggaggcgtggctttgttggagaggtgTGTCACTCTAGGCCCAGTCTCTCTTTTCCTGCCCTGTGCTGCTGGATAAGATGCAGCTCTCAGCCCCTGCTCTAGCActatgcctacctgcctgctgccacgctccccaccatgacagtcatggactcacccttcaaaactgtaagcaaggccctgagtaaatgctttctttatccactgagccatctctccagtccccaaatgctttcttttctaagtttccATGCTCATGGTATctcatcacagcaaaagaataGTAAGTAACTGGGATCTCATTGATTCAGCTAGACTAGGGACCTGGTTTCTGCCACCCCCCATTTCTACTCCCTCCACTCGCAGCACTGAGATCACAGATTGATGCTTCTACACCTagatttacatacacacatacacatacacacacacacacacacacacacacacacacacacacatgcgcgcgcgcatgcacacaaacacattttttttcttgttttgagacttTGTATCACAGATCAGATCACACTGTGGTGAACAGCCTTGCTCACTAATCTTGGGCAacatgtcattattattattgttgttgttattattattattattatagattgATGACATTAGAATAGAATTGCCAGGTTGGAAGGTATGAACCTTCCAGAGGCTCTTGACACTTGTTGCCAAGTTCCTTTGCCAACAGTTTACTCCACACTGTCCTGCAGGTAGGACAGGAAAGCATCTCTGTCATAGCAGGGTCACAAGCCACCTGGGTCACTGGCATCTGTGCCCAGGAAGGCTTAGTACTGCTTCCCTGCCAGTATCAACTATTATTCTAGGACCCTAGCCAGTCTGGTGGCTGCATTTAACCCACAGGTGAACTTATTTATCGAGGGTGCACTTACATGTAGTTTATAGAGGGCCCATGTGAAACTGTCCGCTGTGCCCCTCCCCATTTTCATTATATGTCCACAtggggattttttaaaaacttgatttctCAGAGATTCTGTGTAGTATCTGATCACACCTGTCCCAAACCCCGCCCCAAGATGGCTCAACTCACTAGCTTCATACTCCAGTTTATGTAAGAACGTGAGAAAAGGAACTAGGGGGACACCATAACTGAGGATTAATAAGAAACCTCGCTATAACAGAAAGCTGGAACATTAAATCCCCTGTGGACCCCACATTAAGGAAGACTCACCCTGGATGTGGGCAGAGGTTTGTATAAACTCTATGCTTCATGCACAGACAACCACATGTTTCAAATCTATCTTAAAGTTCGCTGACATTGACAATGGCCATGGGGAGAGGGCAGGTGGAGCTAGCGGTCACTTTCTGTCCTCTAGATGGGCCTCCTGTGTGTTCGACACTTGTCTGTTTCATTTCACATCGTCATTCTAACAATGCAGTAAAGTATTCTTCGTCACCCTGATTTaagatgagagagggggagtttgGAGGGGCTGCGTGAGCACCCAGGACCCCAGTGTTAGGaggacgggggcgggggggggcactTAGAGTTTTAGACTGTCCATCTGCTCCAGGGCATATGCCCTTCCCTCCTGGAGGCCCTGTCACTGGTCCCCTGGGCACGTGTCACCTTGCCAGGCTCATCTGTACTCTGGTTGCTCCTAGTACCAAGTCATCCAAGCATCCCTAGGTTCTTCTATAAGTGTTCATCACCATGTTTAAATGCATCTCATGTAAATAGGAAGGCTGCTGTATTTGGTCAATAACAAGATATAATGCTCATGATTTTTCTCATGGAAGGGGGACACTGCTGCCGGAGTGGGTGGCAGGGTCAGCTGACTGCATGGTATGGGCCTTTGATGCCAGCTCAGGCCTAAAATTCAGAGAGGAAGGCTCCACTTAGCTACTGCTTTGAAATGAAGCTGACTTTCATTTTGAAGCTATTTCTTTCACATTAAAAGATCTGGCTGTGGTGGTTGCCCTGGATCACAAGCGGAAAGCTCCTCGAGGAAGGTGATCAGCCTGCCACCCACGGACATCAGTCTTCGCCTCCCGATGGATGCGTGGGCAGGACCTCCCCAGAACTGCGGACTGGGTATACGCCTCCCCCCCAGCCCTGAGTCCACTCAGAACCATGCTGCCTTTCTCATGGAgtaatgggagaaaaaaaaaataaaagatcgactcctcccactccttttcCACCGGCCTCTCTCAGAGAAAATAATTAGATGCTATTTTATTAGACAGTTTACTTTTTGAACCTTTCAAGGATTTCATTTAAAGGCAACTCTCTAGCAGAGATGGCTGGAAGTCACGGAAACCCACAGGGTTCTAGCACGGACCGAGATGGCAGCCACAGGCCTTACCTGCTCTCAGGAGTGCCGGCGCCTTTGCTGACAGGTGCGGCTTCTGTCTGCTCCTCTCCCCAGATGTTCTCGGGCTGTGCATTTCCGGGCTGACTGTCAGTCTCCCCAGGTTTGGCCTCCTCTTCCTGGATAAAATCTTTGGTGCCTGTGCTGCTGAAAGGTGCAAGAGCTGTTCAATAACTATGTCTATGTTTTTAATAGGAAAACACTTTCTGTACAAAAATAATCATTGAGGAAGATAGAAAgtagtgtgtatgtgggggtggggagttaaAAGCGGAGAGCCAAGAGGCCAGAGAAGACAGGGGCTTGAAGTCTAGCTTGACCCCTTTCTAGCCATGAAGGTTGGGCACATCTCTCCAAGCCTCAGTTGTCCTACCCACAAGATGGAAACAGTATGGCTACTTCGCAAGGCTTCATAAGCACCTCgattcctgggggtggggtgggagtggagtggagtggggCTCTTTCACTGTTAAAAACTTATGTATGAGTATGTGCTTTTGTggcacccatggaggccagaagaaggtgtcagatgccccggaacggatggttgtgagtcacttgatgtggctgctgggaactgaacttgtgtcctctgggaGATGATCAAGTGCTCCTAaagctgagccgtctctctggccCCACTTGCCTTTTGCTGTAGGTCCTCCCTCCCTATCCACAGGTGATCTGCTGCTAAGTAGGCTCTCGGGGTACACAACGTGATGCTCCCCCAGTACTCATAGTGCTCATAGTGTATGAATCAGAACATATTTTGTACCTGTGTACCTCTATCCACAGGTTGTGTATTAGCATCAAACACAGCCCTGTAAGAAGGTCCCAAGGACCTGGAGATGTCTTTTTCCTTGCACATGGCCACCCACCTCCATAGAAGACACTAATCACCGTGCACCAGTTCCCAGTGAGCCCTGTCTCATAATTCTCGTTAGGAACCGGGCTTCTAATTGGCATGGATAGTGCCGAGTTTCTTCGCATGTATCCAGCATCAGTGCCCGTGGATGTGGGGAgagtttcttattttctgagcATCTCTACAAGTTACTGGGTTCGCATGACAGTTAAATCACATCGACGCTATACCCCCAGGAGATCTGTTCAGGCTCATCCCCCTTTGGAAGATTCAGACATTTCACACAGTTAGCACAGGGCTGAGGCTGGGACAAACCCCTCTAGTGTGTGAGAGCCCAGGCTTTCTTGGCACGTGAAGAAAACTGGATTTATGTTCCTGAGTATAGTCTGTGGTTATGTGAATAGTTTCCacccagactcaggaagacatGAAGTTCTCTCTGGCATCCTGTGAAACTCGGTTTAATCCAGCCAGCAAGCTAACTTACTTCTTACCAGCCCCAGGAGAAGGTGGCAGTGGGACCTGGGCTTTAGGACAGAGGGCCGTGCCCCTTGGGGAACTCACTGGAAGAAGAGCTGATGGTGGCACAGGTCAGCTTAGGGCAAATGGAGGCTGTGGCTGGAGCCAGAAGGGGAGTAGACGCTCTCTAGAAATGAGAATGTGTCCCTTGAAGAGCATGGGGTGTGTTGAGACATGATTTCCCTAAAAAATGGCGGGAGGGAGAATCTGTGCCTGTGGTGGAGTTTCTCTGCACCCAGAGTTGCGTTGGTTGAAGCCAGAGGACTCTGTCACTAGAGGCCTCGTCTCTCTTCTCAGCCTTCAGGGACCACCTCCCAGCTCATACAGGCAggaactgtatatatatatatatatatatatatatatatatatgtatgtatgtttatttgccgggtggtggtggcgcacgcctttaatcccagcacttgggaggcagaggcaggcggacctttgtgagttcgagaccagcctggtctacaagagctagttacaggacaagctccaaggctacagagaaaccctgtcttgaaaaaccaaaaaaaaaaaaaagtttatttaagactgtatttattattgtgtgtgagtgcctgtgtgtgtgtgtgtgtatgtgtgtgtgtgtgtgtgtgtgtgtgtgtgagagagagagagagagagagagagagagagagcaacttGTAG
Above is a genomic segment from Microtus ochrogaster isolate Prairie Vole_2 unplaced genomic scaffold, MicOch1.0 UNK48, whole genome shotgun sequence containing:
- the March10 gene encoding probable E3 ubiquitin-protein ligase MARCH10 isoform X1; the encoded protein is MLHEARDRQKFVSDVQYLRDMQHKVDSEYQACLKRQEYKKDPNEKKQDQLWGKDMSDRSRFSSGSSSKQSSSEEDSLSEPRSSTKLPTAKCEPRLPAIDQTSVKQKHKSTMTPKKPEKASPSKPSSAAQAPKILSRKRRPNLGRLTVSPEMHSPRTSGERSRQKPHLSAKAPALLRADPVIHQDNLMCANETKLKRPARESRNLASSSELVRTAGKSLERQRKGDPSVRPQNEPHAALSQTFQPMNGSQVPNEPLGPPLLPTTVVGPRRVPFRFHDEDFYSALSLNNEQEDYDTEEETHMEEELLLVRMQSPPSHKRSRFLGTSATQNRNVEENVENFRGNFARWGEASPGSPGKSRTMEPAAKPPSAEQRMLQASRLRGELEEENPNGDQEDAMTTPSGDAKSIDIIRDSAEDGASDCPMEDRPMVHHYGRDWQNYLSGSRNSFDCLLSGRPTAPRSSLSTSYNTHGSLLHSALIDDIPASLSMSSLLDPSSDMEENLRFNVRRPLSPIRNRNPLATAENHSDDIGEAEETASISQAQEPPLLAGDLPNSQSGVTLGNSPSSSARRHLQGHFYVPGSLQENIPFTFFAVSDFPNQNDHEATFRVSAVVDEKGATDIKTDPEKLRKLQESLLEEEEEEEGDLCRICQIAGGSPTNPLLEPCGCVGSLRFVHQECLKKWLKVKITSGADLGTVKTCEMCKQNLLVDLDDFNMTDFYRKHQQSRAQSELMNSGLYLVLLLHLYEQRFAELMTLNYSRASRERLSRNYPQPRPEENESSETGDGNESSVYPGRVI